From a region of the Campylobacter showae genome:
- a CDS encoding fatty acid--CoA ligase: MNYPYENFEDMLNAAVDKNGGGIAIYTETGKISYNQLRTNAFTLAAFLQGMGVKKGDRVAMIVNNSPEFIASYFATTLLGAVAVPINTFLKYEEFEYIINDCGAKFLFASVELAKEIKGLDSKTAIKKIVWIGDRAKFDENNISYAHALNCKIELNLTDRPSIDDLAHIIYTSGTTGKPKGAMISYRNLISNVQGAQEVFHVRTKDRFAVFLPMFHSFTLTAMVLLPIFSACSLILVKSIFPFSNVLKQVLLKRATVFLGVPAIYTAIGKARIPWYFRWFNCIRIFISGGAPLAEQTITDFRVKFPRAVLIEGYGLSECSPIVSANTMQKQKISSVGLPLPGYEVKCINDEMMELPAGEVGELIVKGDCVMQGYLNMPDATDETIVNGWLRTGDLVKIDEEGYIFIVDRKKDLIISKGINIYPREIEEVLFKLPEVEAAAVIGVRDEHADEEVTAFIQFKENMSLDEKDIRAHLKKHLANFKIPKTIYFKDELPKNATGKVLKRVLKEQIKDEI, encoded by the coding sequence ATGAATTACCCTTACGAAAATTTCGAGGATATGCTAAACGCCGCGGTCGATAAAAACGGCGGCGGCATCGCGATCTATACAGAAACTGGCAAGATTAGCTACAATCAGCTACGCACAAACGCCTTTACGCTGGCTGCGTTTTTGCAAGGTATGGGCGTGAAAAAAGGCGACCGAGTCGCGATGATCGTAAACAACTCGCCGGAGTTTATCGCCAGCTACTTTGCCACCACGCTACTTGGCGCCGTGGCGGTGCCGATAAATACCTTTTTAAAATACGAAGAATTCGAATACATCATAAACGACTGCGGGGCGAAATTTCTCTTTGCTTCGGTCGAACTCGCAAAAGAGATAAAAGGGCTAGATAGCAAAACGGCGATCAAAAAGATCGTCTGGATCGGAGATAGAGCCAAATTTGACGAAAACAACATCAGCTACGCGCACGCTCTAAACTGTAAAATCGAGCTAAATTTGACCGACCGACCGAGTATCGACGACCTAGCCCACATCATCTACACCTCAGGCACCACGGGCAAGCCAAAGGGCGCGATGATCAGCTACCGCAACCTCATCTCAAACGTCCAGGGCGCGCAAGAGGTCTTTCACGTACGCACGAAGGATAGATTTGCCGTGTTTTTGCCGATGTTTCACAGCTTTACCCTCACGGCGATGGTGCTGCTACCGATATTTTCGGCGTGTTCGCTTATTTTAGTAAAGTCCATTTTCCCGTTTTCAAACGTCCTAAAACAAGTCCTGCTCAAGCGCGCGACCGTATTTTTAGGCGTACCGGCGATCTATACGGCTATCGGAAAAGCTAGAATCCCGTGGTATTTTCGCTGGTTTAACTGCATTAGGATTTTCATCAGCGGCGGAGCGCCTTTGGCCGAGCAGACTATTACCGATTTTCGCGTCAAATTTCCGCGCGCAGTGCTGATAGAGGGCTACGGCCTTAGCGAATGCTCGCCTATCGTATCGGCAAATACGATGCAAAAACAAAAAATCTCAAGCGTCGGCTTGCCGCTGCCGGGCTATGAAGTAAAATGCATAAACGACGAGATGATGGAGCTGCCCGCAGGCGAGGTCGGCGAGCTAATCGTAAAAGGTGACTGCGTGATGCAGGGCTACCTAAATATGCCAGACGCCACCGACGAGACAATCGTAAACGGCTGGCTGCGCACGGGCGACCTTGTTAAGATCGACGAGGAGGGCTATATCTTTATCGTCGACCGCAAAAAAGACCTCATCATCTCAAAGGGTATCAACATCTACCCGCGCGAGATCGAGGAGGTGCTATTTAAGCTGCCAGAAGTCGAAGCCGCCGCGGTTATCGGCGTCAGAGACGAACACGCGGACGAGGAGGTTACGGCGTTTATCCAGTTTAAAGAAAATATGAGCTTGGACGAAAAAGATATCCGCGCGCACCTCAAAAAGCACTTGGCGAATTTTAAAATTCCAAAGACGATTTATTTTAAAGACGAGCTGCCTAAAAACGCGACGGGCAAGGTGTTAAAGCGCGTTTTAAAAGAGCAGATAAAGGATGAAATTTAG
- a CDS encoding OmpP1/FadL family transporter, with protein MRKYIGVCLAACCCLNAAGFKIPEQSGDSIALLNSNVATSFGPDAAYNNPANMIFLDGGHYLESSLTYLRMSKTKYRHFNGDKLTSRRATALVPTFHFVTPHFGDWRFGLSVVVPAGMSMRWDENLPKATSKKFDLKVIEVNPSVAYALTDNFALGFGLRAVYARGEAVQEVPGALPASQDIKGDRVNFGYNAAITYKPTSNLSLAATYRSKVNMNLKGDTDISAPAHPRGVFPSGSYSGSAKLSVPLPASLNLALSYKIANTTLLFDFERTYWSAWKELDFNYPGASAAHYRNPFFAAFDASKKRDWKDSNAYRIGIAHDATDKLRLMGAVTFDEAASRADTTGFDLPDTKAVIYAAGFNYKFTDALELGASYFYQDRKARDVHYYSNASGLYPNGKFERGNAQAINLNVKYKF; from the coding sequence ATGAGAAAATATATCGGCGTTTGCCTAGCGGCTTGTTGCTGCCTAAATGCGGCGGGCTTTAAAATCCCCGAGCAAAGCGGCGATAGCATCGCGCTTTTAAACTCAAACGTCGCGACGAGCTTCGGACCCGACGCAGCCTATAACAACCCGGCAAATATGATATTTTTAGACGGCGGACACTACCTAGAGAGCTCGCTAACCTATCTGCGCATGTCAAAGACGAAGTATAGACACTTTAACGGCGACAAACTAACGTCTAGAAGAGCGACCGCGCTCGTACCTACGTTTCACTTCGTGACGCCGCATTTTGGCGACTGGCGCTTTGGCCTCTCGGTCGTCGTGCCTGCGGGAATGTCGATGAGATGGGACGAAAATTTGCCTAAAGCCACCTCTAAAAAATTCGACCTAAAAGTGATCGAGGTAAATCCTAGCGTCGCCTACGCGCTAACCGACAACTTTGCGTTAGGCTTTGGCCTTCGCGCCGTTTACGCTAGAGGAGAGGCCGTGCAGGAGGTGCCTGGCGCCCTGCCCGCCTCGCAAGACATCAAAGGCGACCGCGTAAATTTCGGCTATAACGCGGCGATCACCTATAAACCGACTTCAAATTTGAGCCTAGCGGCCACCTACCGCTCGAAAGTAAATATGAATCTAAAAGGCGACACCGACATCAGCGCGCCGGCGCACCCGAGAGGGGTATTTCCGAGCGGCTCTTATAGCGGTAGCGCAAAGCTATCCGTACCGCTACCTGCGAGCTTAAATTTAGCCCTATCTTACAAAATCGCAAACACCACGCTGCTATTTGACTTTGAAAGAACCTATTGGTCGGCGTGGAAAGAGCTTGACTTCAACTACCCGGGCGCCTCGGCCGCTCACTACCGCAACCCGTTTTTTGCGGCATTTGACGCGTCTAAAAAGCGCGACTGGAAGGACAGCAACGCCTACCGCATCGGCATAGCGCACGACGCGACGGATAAGCTCCGCCTGATGGGTGCGGTTACGTTTGACGAGGCCGCCTCTAGAGCCGATACTACGGGCTTTGACCTGCCAGACACCAAGGCCGTCATCTATGCAGCGGGCTTTAACTACAAATTTACGGACGCTTTGGAGCTGGGAGCTAGCTACTTCTACCAAGACAGAAAGGCGCGCGACGTGCACTACTACTCAAACGCGTCGGGACTTTATCCAAACGGCAAATTTGAGCGCGGCAACGCTCAAGCTATAAATTTGAACGTGAAATATAAATTTTAA
- a CDS encoding helix-turn-helix domain-containing protein, translating to MKTLVSEKLEKIRKERKISRRELHDISGFKQPTIVSYEKGINQPSNEYLDFVSLYFGYTKDSILDDKTPKLEKMDKIVNTLLMYQSIFNYTDDKMQKLLKGALFVTDMDNFDEKENRYKMKQISYNDFKKYGRISDLADNIIRIAKALNVTYDCLSEFRLIDDIQAVTDDEGYQKYSHYKSFYDDIKESMQFKGEIDLLNASGLNITPEYYASIIKKRNNPETITPLNAPENISPKHQELLSLLRFAPDSFTDEIIAKLKAMQKLQNL from the coding sequence GTGAAAACTTTAGTAAGTGAAAAACTGGAAAAAATACGCAAAGAGCGCAAAATAAGCCGTCGCGAGCTACACGATATAAGCGGGTTTAAACAACCTACAATAGTGAGCTATGAAAAAGGGATAAATCAACCCTCTAATGAATATTTGGATTTTGTAAGCCTCTACTTCGGCTATACAAAAGATAGCATACTGGACGATAAAACCCCTAAGCTTGAAAAAATGGATAAAATAGTTAATACCTTGCTTATGTATCAAAGTATTTTTAATTACACAGATGACAAAATGCAAAAACTCTTAAAAGGAGCTCTTTTTGTTACCGATATGGATAACTTTGACGAGAAAGAAAATCGCTATAAGATGAAACAAATAAGCTACAACGATTTTAAAAAGTATGGGAGAATATCTGACCTCGCAGATAATATTATAAGGATAGCTAAAGCCTTAAATGTTACGTATGACTGCTTAAGTGAGTTTAGGCTCATTGATGATATTCAAGCCGTAACAGATGATGAGGGCTATCAAAAATATAGCCATTATAAAAGCTTTTATGATGATATTAAAGAGAGTATGCAGTTTAAAGGCGAAATCGACTTACTTAACGCAAGCGGCTTAAACATAACCCCCGAATACTACGCAAGCATTATTAAAAAACGCAATAACCCCGAAACTATCACGCCCCTTAATGCACCCGAAAACATCTCACCTAAACATCAAGAGCTCTTAAGCCTGCTTCGTTTCGCGCCCGATAGCTTCACTGATGAAATCATCGCAAAACTTAAAGCTATGCAAAAGCTACAAAACCTGTAA
- a CDS encoding sigma factor-like helix-turn-helix DNA-binding protein → MANASKMFYTYKEIAHILGISQERVRQIENIALAKLAHPKNAQKWRNIRETIEEMENQKAKE, encoded by the coding sequence ATGGCAAACGCTAGCAAGATGTTTTATACATATAAGGAAATAGCGCATATTCTTGGCATAAGTCAAGAGCGAGTGAGACAAATAGAAAACATCGCACTGGCAAAGCTGGCGCACCCAAAAAACGCGCAAAAATGGCGAAACATCAGGGAAACTATAGAGGAAATGGAAAATCAAAAGGCTAAAGAATGA
- the nfo gene encoding deoxyribonuclease IV, translating into MKFIGAHVSIAGGVENAPLNAANIGANAFAMFVKNQRQWEAKPLTPENISKFKQNLKAAHIEPRHVLPHNGYLINLGHPSAEQRQKSINAFLDEIYRVEALGLVMINFHPGSYLNEISPEICLENIANSVNFLLENSQNVKLVIENTAGQGSNLGFKFEHLAYIIKRCIDKSRIGVCLDTCHTFAAGYDIRDDYRRVMSEFDEIVGRDMLCGMHINDTKFDLASKKDRHESLGKGFLGLKTFENIINDPRTDDIPLVLETIDESIWADEIKILRNFKGA; encoded by the coding sequence ATGAAATTTATCGGCGCGCACGTCAGCATCGCGGGCGGCGTAGAAAACGCTCCGCTAAATGCGGCAAATATCGGCGCGAACGCCTTTGCGATGTTCGTCAAAAATCAGCGTCAATGGGAAGCCAAGCCGCTAACCCCAGAAAATATCTCCAAATTTAAACAAAATTTAAAAGCCGCCCATATCGAGCCCAGGCACGTTTTGCCGCACAATGGCTACCTTATAAATTTAGGCCATCCGAGCGCCGAGCAGCGTCAAAAGTCCATTAACGCCTTTTTGGATGAAATTTACCGCGTAGAAGCGCTAGGTCTAGTGATGATAAATTTTCATCCGGGCTCGTATCTAAACGAAATTTCGCCCGAAATTTGCCTCGAAAATATCGCAAATTCCGTAAATTTCCTACTCGAAAACAGCCAAAACGTAAAGCTAGTCATCGAAAACACCGCAGGTCAAGGCTCAAATTTGGGCTTTAAATTTGAACACCTAGCCTACATCATCAAACGCTGCATCGATAAAAGCAGGATCGGCGTGTGTCTGGATACCTGCCATACGTTTGCCGCAGGATACGACATCAGAGACGACTACCGGCGCGTGATGAGCGAATTTGACGAGATAGTCGGGCGCGATATGCTGTGCGGCATGCATATAAACGATACGAAATTTGACCTAGCCAGCAAAAAGGACCGCCACGAGAGCCTGGGCAAGGGCTTTTTGGGCTTAAAAACATTTGAAAACATCATAAACGACCCCCGCACGGACGATATCCCGCTAGTTTTAGAGACTATCGACGAGAGTATCTGGGCGGATGAGATAAAAATTTTAAGAAACTTTAAAGGAGCATAA
- a CDS encoding TerC family protein codes for MFDWIFSPEAWLSLVTLTGLEIVLGIDNIIFIAILVGKLPPEQRDKGRILGLSLAMLTRIALLLSLFWIMKLTKPLFSVFDFTITGRDLVLILGGLFLIGKSTLEIHSSVSGEHEEHSASKGHASFWVVIAEIAVLDIVFSLDSVITAVGMANHIEIMILAVILAVGVMMFASKGISNFVDNNPTIKILALAFLILIGFTLVGEGLGMHVPKGYVYFAMAFSLGVELINIYARKKSAKRAQEAQK; via the coding sequence ATGTTTGATTGGATTTTTTCGCCCGAGGCGTGGCTGTCGCTCGTGACGCTAACGGGGCTTGAGATCGTGCTTGGTATCGACAACATCATATTTATCGCGATCCTAGTCGGCAAACTCCCGCCTGAGCAGCGCGACAAAGGCCGCATTTTAGGGCTTTCGCTCGCGATGCTAACGAGGATTGCGCTTTTGCTTTCGCTATTTTGGATTATGAAGCTTACCAAGCCGCTATTTAGCGTGTTTGACTTTACGATCACTGGCCGCGATTTGGTGCTGATTTTAGGCGGACTTTTCCTCATCGGCAAGTCCACGCTCGAGATCCACTCAAGCGTCAGCGGCGAGCATGAGGAGCACTCGGCGAGCAAAGGACATGCGAGTTTTTGGGTCGTTATCGCAGAGATCGCCGTACTTGACATCGTCTTTTCGCTCGATAGCGTCATCACCGCGGTGGGCATGGCAAATCACATCGAGATCATGATTCTAGCCGTGATACTTGCGGTGGGCGTGATGATGTTCGCGTCTAAGGGCATATCAAATTTCGTCGACAACAACCCGACGATCAAGATTCTAGCGCTTGCTTTCTTGATTCTGATTGGTTTTACGCTAGTAGGCGAGGGGCTCGGTATGCACGTGCCTAAGGGCTACGTTTACTTTGCGATGGCGTTTTCTTTGGGCGTGGAGCTCATCAACATCTACGCTCGCAAAAAGTCGGCAAAACGCGCGCAAGAGGCTCAAAAGTAA
- a CDS encoding DNA alkylation repair protein has translation MKRKGASVDVKGEFLEILEGLKSEKLAAFSQKLIKSPEILGVKTPELRRLAKQNFARLNLEQIAAYEPFFHEEFMLKGFLIMLIKDDEAKFKLASEFIKTMPNWAVTDGFEPKFSDARYVDALLKQALSSNLEYEKRFFYVYFMRNFGAVSLERFFEICAEEKDERYYVQMAAAWCLAEIFIKFDGAGQQLLESGRLSKFTHNKTISKIRDSYRVPKEVKDALLELKIK, from the coding sequence TTGAAAAGAAAAGGAGCTAGCGTGGACGTAAAAGGCGAATTTTTAGAGATTTTAGAGGGGCTTAAGAGCGAAAAGCTGGCGGCATTTTCGCAAAAACTCATCAAAAGCCCCGAAATTTTAGGCGTAAAAACTCCCGAGCTAAGACGCCTGGCAAAGCAAAATTTTGCTCGGCTAAATTTAGAACAGATCGCTGCTTATGAGCCGTTTTTTCACGAGGAGTTTATGCTAAAGGGCTTTTTGATAATGCTCATAAAAGACGACGAAGCTAAATTTAAGCTAGCTAGCGAGTTTATCAAAACGATGCCAAACTGGGCTGTGACGGACGGCTTTGAGCCTAAATTCAGCGATGCGCGCTACGTGGATGCGCTACTAAAGCAGGCTCTCAGCTCAAATTTAGAATACGAAAAGCGCTTTTTCTACGTTTATTTTATGCGCAATTTTGGGGCGGTTTCGCTGGAGCGGTTTTTTGAAATTTGCGCCGAGGAAAAGGATGAGCGATACTACGTGCAAATGGCGGCTGCTTGGTGTTTAGCTGAGATTTTTATTAAATTTGACGGCGCAGGGCAGCAGCTGCTAGAGAGTGGGCGACTGAGTAAATTTACCCACAACAAAACGATCTCAAAGATCCGCGACAGCTACCGCGTGCCAAAAGAGGTAAAAGATGCGCTTTTGGAGCTCAAAATCAAGTGA
- a CDS encoding ATP-binding protein — MRFLIEFIGGEQNSKISSLIKCSQNEAKILRHLSKGYVEGTPQSSVYDVLCAVFGSEEYKFLAGLADVKNLLESGWIVQGFSIFKNQGADGAGSNLLGLLHSEISLSPLFLKILEEGEFGLMLPAVAPYADHLDYLKDQFLRVELYGKLSFFSKNVSSDAKSRLEKDVKELETIIEKRLNLSKISISVEQIFKDNALNDKEQLIFLALLKEEYVGETDANRDLNALVGILSADEFERIKNRALLDEGSKLIENGLIDYDESLNAYGGFSRTFYITDEILQSVMHPKTESKSKKLALETLVKEQEIFELIEPSTDINDVVLDVKVKELLDAILKQVDRRVLARLSSWGIKSRKNVDAKIIFYGPPGTGKTMSALSLAKSLKKQVLSFDCSKILSKYVGESEQNVRKIFDTYKEICAKSKSEPVLLLNEADQFLSTRVEGGSGADKMHNQMQNIFLEQIERFEGVLIATTNFLQSLDIAFSRRFDYKIEFKKPDLAARLAIWRKVLPENASFEENFDVKQLAKFELSGAQIMLALKNTALKVAVREDGIFTMSDFESEIKREMSSNFGEDKKVGFDG, encoded by the coding sequence GTGCGGTTTTTGATAGAGTTTATCGGCGGCGAGCAAAATTCTAAAATTTCCTCGCTCATAAAATGCAGCCAAAACGAGGCGAAAATTTTACGCCATCTAAGCAAAGGCTACGTCGAAGGCACTCCGCAAAGTAGCGTCTACGACGTACTTTGCGCGGTTTTTGGCAGCGAGGAGTATAAATTTCTAGCAGGACTTGCAGACGTAAAAAATCTACTGGAAAGCGGCTGGATCGTGCAAGGCTTTTCTATATTTAAAAACCAGGGCGCAGACGGCGCAGGCTCAAATTTACTAGGCCTACTTCACAGTGAGATCTCGCTATCGCCGCTTTTTCTTAAAATTTTAGAAGAGGGCGAGTTTGGGCTCATGCTGCCAGCAGTCGCGCCCTACGCCGATCACCTCGACTACCTAAAAGATCAGTTTTTGCGCGTGGAGCTTTACGGCAAGCTCTCGTTTTTTAGCAAAAACGTATCAAGCGACGCCAAAAGCCGCCTCGAAAAAGACGTAAAAGAGCTAGAAACCATCATCGAAAAACGGTTAAATTTAAGCAAAATTTCGATTTCCGTCGAGCAAATTTTCAAAGATAACGCGCTAAACGATAAAGAGCAGCTGATTTTCCTCGCGCTTTTAAAGGAAGAGTATGTCGGCGAAACGGACGCCAACCGCGATCTAAACGCGCTTGTGGGGATTTTAAGCGCGGACGAATTTGAACGAATAAAAAACCGCGCCCTACTGGATGAAGGCTCAAAACTAATCGAAAACGGCCTCATCGACTACGACGAGTCGCTAAACGCTTACGGCGGCTTTAGCAGGACGTTTTACATAACCGACGAAATTTTACAAAGCGTAATGCACCCCAAAACCGAGAGCAAAAGTAAAAAACTAGCGCTAGAAACTCTCGTAAAAGAGCAGGAAATCTTTGAGCTCATCGAGCCATCGACCGACATAAACGACGTCGTGCTGGACGTCAAGGTAAAGGAGCTCCTGGACGCGATCCTAAAGCAAGTAGATCGCCGCGTGCTGGCGCGTCTATCTAGCTGGGGGATCAAGTCGCGCAAAAACGTAGACGCCAAAATCATCTTTTACGGACCGCCGGGTACGGGCAAAACCATGAGCGCGCTAAGCCTCGCAAAGAGCCTAAAAAAGCAGGTTCTTAGCTTTGATTGTTCTAAAATTTTGAGCAAATACGTCGGCGAAAGCGAGCAAAACGTGCGTAAAATTTTCGACACCTACAAAGAAATCTGCGCCAAAAGCAAGAGCGAGCCAGTGCTACTGCTAAACGAGGCCGATCAGTTTCTAAGCACGCGCGTCGAGGGCGGAAGCGGCGCGGATAAAATGCACAATCAAATGCAAAATATATTTTTGGAGCAAATCGAGCGATTTGAGGGCGTACTCATCGCCACGACGAACTTCTTGCAAAGCCTAGATATCGCGTTTTCTCGCAGATTTGATTATAAGATCGAGTTTAAAAAGCCCGACCTCGCCGCTCGTCTTGCGATCTGGCGCAAAGTGCTGCCCGAAAATGCGAGCTTTGAGGAGAATTTTGACGTCAAACAGCTGGCTAAATTTGAGCTAAGCGGCGCGCAAATCATGCTGGCGCTTAAAAATACCGCACTAAAAGTCGCCGTGCGCGAGGATGGGATATTTACGATGAGCGATTTTGAAAGCGAGATCAAACGCGAGATGAGCTCAAATTTCGGCGAGGATAAAAAGGTCGGGTTTGACGGATAA
- a CDS encoding MATE family efflux transporter, whose product MNLTKEPIDKLVLRLAAPAGVAMSFNTLYNVTGVFFAARISTQALAGFSMSFLLYISVVGVGLGFGSALTALVGNALGGGKEKLAKIYAAKGVFFVLLCALFMGLSGFIFTPHLLKILGANEEFLREAMAYNRVIFLASPFFLLIKSLNGVLVAAGDTKSLRNWLFAGLFINLGFCFFCVDFCGLGIGGIALATASVQLLGSLFLGVKVAKTGMINFLNLRSFAPELAIYRKILAQALPACLNYLSMSLGGLVLMHFISRYGTHAVAGYGLALRIEQIVMLPTTGIASAVLGIVSQNFGAREYARVRGCYAYAVKFLALYCILTAAFCLGLGGILVGFFDETPEVVNAAKSYFAVNSLAFIGYALINLSGSTLQGVKRPAAVFVLNFTRQIVLQIALYALVAYVFGGELQDIFKAMFFNVWLIGLTFFFYTKFVLSRVCAA is encoded by the coding sequence GTGAATCTCACAAAAGAGCCCATAGATAAGCTCGTACTGCGCCTAGCCGCGCCCGCGGGCGTCGCGATGAGCTTTAACACGCTTTACAACGTGACGGGCGTATTTTTTGCCGCGCGCATCTCGACTCAGGCGCTGGCGGGCTTTTCGATGAGTTTTTTGCTCTATATCAGCGTCGTTGGCGTAGGGCTTGGCTTTGGCTCGGCGCTAACGGCGCTTGTGGGCAACGCGCTTGGCGGCGGCAAAGAAAAACTCGCTAAAATTTACGCCGCAAAGGGCGTGTTTTTCGTGCTTCTTTGCGCGCTTTTTATGGGGCTTTCAGGCTTTATTTTTACGCCGCATTTGCTTAAAATTTTAGGCGCAAACGAGGAGTTTTTACGCGAAGCCATGGCGTATAACCGCGTGATATTTCTTGCTTCGCCGTTTTTCTTACTCATAAAATCGCTAAACGGCGTGCTAGTAGCCGCGGGCGATACGAAGAGCCTGCGAAACTGGCTTTTTGCGGGACTTTTTATAAATTTGGGCTTTTGCTTTTTTTGCGTGGATTTTTGCGGGCTGGGTATCGGCGGGATAGCGCTGGCGACGGCTTCGGTGCAGCTTCTTGGTTCGCTTTTTTTAGGCGTCAAGGTCGCAAAAACGGGTATGATAAATTTTTTAAATTTACGCTCATTTGCGCCCGAGCTTGCCATCTACCGTAAAATTTTAGCCCAAGCCTTACCCGCGTGCCTAAACTACCTATCGATGTCGCTTGGCGGGCTCGTGCTTATGCATTTTATCAGCCGTTACGGCACGCATGCGGTCGCAGGTTATGGCCTAGCTCTTCGCATCGAGCAGATCGTCATGCTGCCCACGACTGGCATCGCGTCGGCGGTACTTGGTATCGTATCGCAAAACTTCGGCGCGCGCGAATACGCTAGAGTGCGCGGCTGCTACGCCTATGCAGTCAAATTTTTAGCGCTTTACTGCATATTAACGGCGGCTTTTTGCCTTGGGCTCGGCGGGATTTTGGTCGGCTTTTTTGACGAAACGCCCGAAGTCGTAAACGCGGCAAAAAGCTATTTTGCGGTAAATTCGCTAGCGTTTATAGGCTACGCGCTCATAAATCTCTCCGGCTCGACGCTTCAAGGCGTAAAAAGGCCCGCGGCGGTTTTTGTTTTAAATTTTACTCGCCAGATAGTGCTACAAATAGCGCTTTACGCGCTCGTGGCATATGTTTTTGGCGGCGAGTTGCAAGATATTTTTAAGGCGATGTTTTTTAACGTTTGGCTGATCGGGCTAACTTTTTTCTTTTACACCAAATTTGTTCTTAGCCGAGTTTGCGCGGCTTGA